The window GGTCCCCGATAAAAAATGACGCGTTTCACTACGGCCTGTTCGGCCTTGAACGTGTTCCGTGTGCGGGCGTTTTGCTCCTCCTGACTGGGAGGAGTGATGCTGGACGACGCAGAATGGAGAAAGCTGGAGCCGCTGATCGAGGCATGCCGGCCGAGGGGCAAGACGCCGCCGCAGGATCTGCGTCGCACGATCTCGGCCATCCTCTGGCGGCATCAGAACGGGGCCAAGTGGCGAGCCATCCCGGCTGAGTTTGGTCCCTGGGCTCGTGCGGCTCAGACCTTCATCCGTTGGGCCCGCCTCGGTGTCTGGGAGCGCCTGCTCCGCCTCGCTCAGCATGCCGGTGTGCAGCTCGGGATGACGTTCCTCGACGGCACCAGCATCCGTGCCCATCAGAAGGCCGCAGGAGCCCATCGAAAAGGGGCTTACAAGCTGAGCGGGACAGGCGCGAGGCGCTGGGCCGCTCGCGCGGCGGCTTTGGCAGCAAGGCCTGCGTGATCGCCGACGGTCTCGGTCGCGCGGTCGCCTTCATCTTGGCTCCCGGTCAAGCCCACGAACTGCCACACGCTATCCCGCTGCTGGACCGTCTGCCAGGCGTGCCCAAGTGGGTGGTGGCCGACCGAGGTTTTGCCAGTCACGCCTTTCGTGAGCACATCTGGAGCCAGGGTGCACGGCCCGCGATCCCGTCAAAGCGCAACGAAGCTCCCGTCGCCTGCCCGGACTGGATCTACAACAACCGCAACTTCGTCGAGCGGCTCTGGGCGCGCTTGAAAGAATGGCGTGCCATCGCAACCCGCTACGAGAAGACAGCCTCAAGCTTCATGGGCGTTCTCTCGCTCGCAGCCGCTCTGGACTGGCTCAAGAGCTAACAGGCCGTAATTCGATCGAAGCATCTTTTTGGGATCGCGCTGGCATATCGTGCAGGCTAAACCGATCCGGCGATTCACGCTCCGTTGGGGCCGCGCGAGGGCAGTTCAGTCCGGCCGGCCTCCGAATCGGGCGACACGTTCAGGAGACGGTAGA of the Methylobacterium aquaticum genome contains:
- a CDS encoding IS5 family transposase (programmed frameshift), encoding MLDDAEWRKLEPLIEACRPRGKTPPQDLRRTISAILWRHQNGAKWRAIPAEFGPWARAAQTFIRWARLGVWERLLRLAQHAGVQLGMTFLDGTSIRAHQKAAGAHRKGALQAERDRREALGRSRGGFGSKACVIADGLGRAVAFILAPGQAHELPHAIPLLDRLPGVPKWVVADRGFASHAFREHIWSQGARPAIPSKRNEAPVACPDWIYNNRNFVERLWARLKEWRAIATRYEKTASSFMGVLSLAAALDWLKS